The following nucleotide sequence is from Candidatus Auribacterota bacterium.
TCCTTGAAATTCCAAAAGCCAAGTGAGATAATCTTGTTGCATCTGATGCGTCCTCCTTGCCTGAATCACAAAGAGGGTATTTTACCGCATCAGATGCTTTTTTTATCCGGTTTAACCCATACTATCGTGCTTTGAGCCTAAAATATTTATTTAATACCCTCAATTCGTTTCTCATCATTTCGAGACTGCTATCTTCTTCAATACATAAACTCAAAAGCGCAACAAGGTCGTGTATCCTGGGGAGTTCTTTCCCTCTGGACACAAGAAATGCCTTCAATGCCTTCTCGGCAACCTGATGGCAATGATAACAAACCATATCGGTTGGAGGCTCCTCATAGTATCCCACTATCCCCTCTGCGGCCTTAAGATCGTGCTCCGCCTTAAGCAGCCAGTCCTGGAAGTTCTTAGAGTTTTTTCTCATACAATACTTTGCCCTTGGACAGAATTTCCTTTGTAAAAGGATTGCCTCTCTCCAAGCTCCTCTCAACCTCCTCTGGCGTATACACAAGAATATCCATGGGGAACCTGCGTTTGGGAAAGAGATCGGATATCTGGACCGACCTATCATCCCTTCGCAATTTGGAGTTCATTATAAGGAACAAATCGATATCGCTGTCGGGAGTTGGCTTGCCCCATGCATATGAGCCGAATAGAATAATCTTTTGAGGCTGGAAATGCTTTTTTATCACATCAGTAATTTCCACAACTATTTTGTGAGCCATATTTCACACCCCCTCTGATATAAGGTATTCTAGCACATTATCAGTTCCATAGAGCTGCAAACCACTAATCCTGAAATCTGGGATTTGCCTGCCCGCAATCGCTCTCTCCAGGGCAAAGCGGGCGGGGGACTTGGGATTTCCTGTAATACTGCCCCACCAGCTCCTTCACTCCCAATGCCACCGCTGCATCAGACGTGCGGCCCGCCTTCCAGCCTAGGCCGGCCAGTTTTTCTCCATTCAGCCGGACCTGAGGGACATCTCCTGGCCATCCCCTCTCTCCACCCGTATACTTAATCTTCACCCGCGTGAGTCCCATTCCTTGTATCACCCGCTCGGCAATCCTCCGTACCGATGTTGCCCCCTCGACGGCCAGATTAAAATAGTTGAGCGCTTCACGGGCATTTGTGTATCCGAACCACATCCCCTCGATGCAGTCGGAAACATGCAGGTATGGCTTGGCCTGTCTGCCGTCCCCGAGGATTTTCAGCTGCGACGGGTCTTTGATCAGTCGGGTAACAAAGTCAAAGGCCGCGCCGTGCGTTCCATTGCGGCCGATGATGTTGGCGAAGCGGTAGATCCAGGCCCTGATGCCGTAGTTGTGTGCAAATGCGCTGATCAGGGCCTCGCAGGCGAGCTTGCTCGCCCCGTAAAAAGAGATCGGGAAGAGCGGCCCGTAATCCTCGGGCGTGGGCATGATCCGCGGTCTGTCTCCGTACATGGCTGACGTGGACGCGAACACAATCTCCCTGATCCCCGCCAATCTCATTCCCTCCAGCACGTTGTAGGTGGCGACTGTCCCGAGATTGAGATCGAGGTCGGTATGTTCCGCTCCGCGCCCGATATCGGAATTTGCGGCCATGTGGAAGACGCAGTCGTGCCCGGCGATTTCCCTGAAGAGCAACTTCCTATCCAGAAGGTCGGCCTTTATAAAAACGAACCGCGGGTTCCCTTTGTAATCTTTTAAAAACTCTCTCCGCCCGAGAAGGAGATTGTCGTACGCCGTAACCCCATGGCCCCGCTCAAGGAGAAAGCCGCAGAGGTTGCTCCCGATAAACCCCGCGCCTCCTGTCACGAATACCTTCATCATTGATCCTCTCGCATTCAGATCGGTTTTCCCCACCGGTGGCCGATGTAGCTGATGCCGCCGCATTGCGCATACCGGCTCTCACTGTCCTGAAATATTCGAACAGACGCGCAATTCTTCAGGAAATCGTACGGCCCTTCCTCCAAATCCTTCGGCATAAGCCCCACGTCAACATAGTAGATTCCGGCAAGCAGCTCGATGGCCGGGAATATAAGCTCAACCGCGGTCTCGGAAGCCTGCTCCACGGCGTTCAATGGAATGAGCCCGGAATGCGTCTCCATCACATTGACGCCGTCTGCCCGGTGTATCGCGACGCGAATCTTGAGCGATTTACACGCGGCATCCTCTTTGCGGAAGGCAACCCTCATCCGTACCTGCTCTCCCGTCGCGAAAACATACTTGTCCCCGCCGCCGGCGTCTGAAAAGGTGACGCCGGTCACCCGCGCCCGGCCGCTTCCCCAGCGCTTCTCATCTCCCGCCGGCACAAAATCCTTTCTCACCTCCACCGTCTTCTTCTGCTTCAACGCTTCCTCGGCCGCGCGCCGTTTCTCATCCTCGTGCGCCGTGAGCAACTGGTAATCATGGATCACCTTTTCGGGATCGCCGATGCTCACCGCCTGCCCCTCGTGGAGCAGCATCACCCGGTCAGAAAACTCCTTCACGTCGCCCATACTGTGGCTGACAAATATAATCGTCTTCCCCTCCCCCTTGAGCCGCCTGAAGACGTCGTAGCACTTCTGCTGGAAACTCGCGTCGCCCACGGCGAGCACCTCGTCGATCAGCAGGATGTCAGCGTTCACCATGAACGCCACAGAAAATGCAAGCCGAACCTTCATCCCCGACGAAAAGTTCTTGAGCGCCTGTTCCTGGAAACGCTCCATCTCGGCAAAGCCAATGATATCGTCATAGAGCGCCGCCACCTCTTTCCTGCGCAGTCCGAGCACCGCGGCGCTCAGGAAGACGTTTTCCTTCGCGGTCAGATCCGGGTTGAACCCTA
It contains:
- a CDS encoding HEPN domain-containing protein — its product is MRKNSKNFQDWLLKAEHDLKAAEGIVGYYEEPPTDMVCYHCHQVAEKALKAFLVSRGKELPRIHDLVALLSLCIEEDSSLEMMRNELRVLNKYFRLKAR
- a CDS encoding nucleotidyltransferase domain-containing protein; this translates as MAHKIVVEITDVIKKHFQPQKIILFGSYAWGKPTPDSDIDLFLIMNSKLRRDDRSVQISDLFPKRRFPMDILVYTPEEVERSLERGNPFTKEILSKGKVLYEKKL
- a CDS encoding NAD-dependent epimerase/dehydratase family protein, which translates into the protein MMKVFVTGGAGFIGSNLCGFLLERGHGVTAYDNLLLGRREFLKDYKGNPRFVFIKADLLDRKLLFREIAGHDCVFHMAANSDIGRGAEHTDLDLNLGTVATYNVLEGMRLAGIREIVFASTSAMYGDRPRIMPTPEDYGPLFPISFYGASKLACEALISAFAHNYGIRAWIYRFANIIGRNGTHGAAFDFVTRLIKDPSQLKILGDGRQAKPYLHVSDCIEGMWFGYTNAREALNYFNLAVEGATSVRRIAERVIQGMGLTRVKIKYTGGERGWPGDVPQVRLNGEKLAGLGWKAGRTSDAAVALGVKELVGQYYRKSQVPRPLCPGESDCGQANPRFQD
- a CDS encoding ABC transporter ATP-binding protein, whose amino-acid sequence is MIRVHDISKTFLIPHEKKMTLREHVLGFLLGRTTNFKPLRALRGVSFDVHKGEFFSIIGKNGSGKSTLLKIMSSIYAPDTGGITLDGTVSPFLELGIGFNPDLTAKENVFLSAAVLGLRRKEVAALYDDIIGFAEMERFQEQALKNFSSGMKVRLAFSVAFMVNADILLIDEVLAVGDASFQQKCYDVFRRLKGEGKTIIFVSHSMGDVKEFSDRVMLLHEGQAVSIGDPEKVIHDYQLLTAHEDEKRRAAEEALKQKKTVEVRKDFVPAGDEKRWGSGRARVTGVTFSDAGGGDKYVFATGEQVRMRVAFRKEDAACKSLKIRVAIHRADGVNVMETHSGLIPLNAVEQASETAVELIFPAIELLAGIYYVDVGLMPKDLEEGPYDFLKNCASVRIFQDSESRYAQCGGISYIGHRWGKPI